From a single Streptomyces sp. NBC_00377 genomic region:
- a CDS encoding RNA polymerase sigma factor SigF — MPNRVNAKRHPHDDAPDTEDAFRRLATLPPGPERDTLRDRIVEAWLPMADRLAGRFRSRGESLDDLRQVAALGLVKAVDRYDPGLGNAFESYAVPTVTGEIKRHFRDHMWALHVPRRVQDLRNRVRFAGQDLAGTVSGRRPTVTEIAERAQLSEEDVRTGLEALESFTALSLDAELPGSEDGYSLSDALGAADPALDTVVDREAVRLRLAALPERERAILYMRFFRDMTQSRIAEQLGISQMHVSRLINRCCKRLREQVLKDVA; from the coding sequence ATGCCGAACCGAGTGAACGCCAAGCGACACCCGCACGACGACGCCCCCGACACCGAGGACGCCTTCCGCAGGCTCGCCACCCTCCCCCCGGGACCGGAGCGCGACACGCTTCGCGACCGGATCGTCGAAGCCTGGCTGCCCATGGCCGACCGCCTCGCCGGACGCTTCCGCAGCCGCGGCGAATCCCTGGACGACCTGCGCCAGGTCGCCGCCCTCGGCCTGGTCAAGGCCGTCGACCGCTACGACCCCGGACTCGGGAACGCCTTCGAGAGCTACGCCGTTCCCACCGTCACCGGTGAGATCAAGCGGCACTTCCGCGACCACATGTGGGCGCTGCACGTGCCGCGCCGCGTGCAGGACCTGCGCAACCGGGTGCGCTTCGCCGGCCAGGACCTGGCGGGGACCGTCTCCGGGAGGCGGCCCACCGTCACCGAGATCGCCGAGCGGGCGCAGCTGAGCGAGGAGGACGTTCGTACCGGACTGGAGGCGCTGGAGAGCTTCACCGCGCTGTCCCTGGACGCGGAGCTGCCGGGCAGCGAGGACGGGTACTCGCTGAGCGACGCGCTCGGGGCGGCGGACCCGGCGCTGGACACGGTCGTCGACCGGGAGGCCGTCAGGTTGAGGCTCGCCGCGCTGCCCGAGCGGGAGCGGGCGATCTTGTACATGAGGTTCTTCCGGGACATGACGCAGAGCCGGATAGCCGAGCAGCTGGGCATCTCGCAGATGCATGTGTCCCGGCTCATCAACCGGTGCTGCAAGCGGTTGAGGGAACAGGTCCTGAAGGACGTGGCGTAG
- a CDS encoding thiamine pyrophosphate-requiring protein, whose translation MSTKVSDHVLRRLREWGVEQVFGYPGDGINGLLAAWGRAEDRPRFVQSRHEEMSALQAVGYAKFSGRLGVCVATSGPGAIHLLNGLYDAKLDHVPVLAIVGQTHRTAMGGSYQQEVDLHALFKDVASEFVETVTVPEQLPNVLDRAIRTAYARRCPTAVIIPGDVQELDYAAPTHEFKMVPSSLGLSGSTTIPSDEPLRQAAEILNSGDKVAILAGQGAAGARAEVERIAELLGAGVAKALLGKDVLSDELPYVTGSIGLLGTRPSYELMRDCDTLLTIGSSFPYSQFLPEFGKARGVQIDIDPQMVGMRYPYEVNLVGDAKETLRRLIPMIRGEERGREWFDTVCDNVRRWNDVLDRRAALSADPINPEYVARALDPLLPADAIITSDSGSVANWYARHLTMRPGMRASLSGTLATMGCGVPYAIGAKFAHPDRPVIALVGDGAMQMNGLAELVTAAKYRDRWLDPRLVVAVWNNRDLNQVTWEMRAMGGAPSFLPSQELPDVQYAAFARSLGLTGVRVEEPGDVEAAWRTALEADGPAVVEFLTDPAVPPVPPHATWEQMEATAASVLKGDADRGSMIRQGFKAKLQEFLPEHRTK comes from the coding sequence ATGAGCACCAAGGTCTCCGACCACGTTCTTCGGCGACTGCGGGAGTGGGGTGTGGAGCAGGTCTTCGGCTACCCCGGCGACGGTATCAACGGCCTGCTCGCCGCCTGGGGCCGGGCCGAGGACCGACCCCGCTTCGTGCAGTCCCGGCACGAGGAGATGTCCGCGCTCCAGGCGGTCGGCTACGCGAAGTTCAGCGGACGCCTCGGGGTGTGCGTGGCGACCTCGGGTCCCGGCGCGATCCACCTCCTCAACGGCCTGTACGACGCCAAGCTCGACCATGTGCCGGTGCTCGCGATCGTCGGCCAGACGCATCGCACGGCGATGGGCGGCTCGTACCAGCAGGAGGTGGACCTGCATGCGCTGTTCAAGGACGTCGCCTCGGAGTTCGTGGAGACGGTGACGGTCCCCGAGCAGCTGCCGAACGTCCTGGACCGGGCGATCCGCACCGCGTACGCCCGCCGCTGCCCGACCGCGGTCATCATCCCCGGGGACGTGCAGGAGCTCGACTACGCGGCGCCCACCCACGAGTTCAAGATGGTGCCGTCCAGTCTCGGCCTGAGCGGTTCGACGACGATCCCGTCCGACGAGCCGCTTCGGCAGGCCGCGGAGATCCTCAACTCCGGTGACAAGGTGGCGATCCTGGCCGGCCAGGGCGCGGCCGGAGCCCGGGCCGAGGTCGAGCGGATCGCCGAACTGCTGGGCGCGGGGGTCGCGAAGGCGCTGCTCGGCAAGGACGTCCTGAGCGACGAACTCCCTTACGTCACCGGGTCGATCGGGCTCCTCGGCACCCGGCCGTCCTACGAGCTGATGCGCGACTGCGACACCCTGCTGACGATCGGCTCGTCCTTTCCGTACTCGCAGTTCCTTCCGGAGTTCGGCAAGGCCCGGGGCGTGCAGATCGACATCGATCCGCAGATGGTCGGCATGCGCTACCCGTACGAGGTGAACCTGGTCGGCGACGCGAAGGAGACCCTGCGCCGGCTGATCCCGATGATCAGGGGCGAGGAACGCGGCCGGGAGTGGTTCGACACCGTCTGCGACAACGTACGGCGCTGGAACGACGTGCTGGACCGGCGGGCGGCGCTGTCGGCCGACCCGATCAACCCCGAGTACGTGGCCCGCGCCCTGGACCCGCTGCTGCCGGCCGACGCGATCATCACCTCGGACTCGGGCTCGGTGGCGAACTGGTACGCCCGCCACCTCACGATGCGCCCCGGCATGCGCGCCTCCCTCTCCGGCACGCTGGCGACGATGGGCTGCGGCGTGCCGTACGCGATCGGCGCCAAGTTCGCCCACCCGGACCGGCCCGTGATCGCCCTGGTCGGGGACGGGGCGATGCAGATGAACGGGCTCGCGGAACTCGTCACGGCGGCGAAGTACCGGGACCGCTGGCTGGACCCCCGGCTGGTCGTCGCGGTGTGGAACAACCGTGACCTGAACCAGGTCACCTGGGAGATGCGCGCGATGGGCGGAGCCCCGTCGTTCCTGCCCTCGCAGGAATTGCCGGACGTGCAGTACGCGGCGTTCGCCCGGTCCCTCGGGCTGACCGGGGTGCGCGTGGAGGAGCCGGGGGACGTGGAGGCGGCCTGGCGCACGGCCCTGGAGGCGGACGGCCCCGCGGTCGTCGAGTTCCTCACCGACCCGGCCGTGCCACCGGTTCCGCCGCACGCGACCTGGGAGCAGATGGAGGCCACCGCCGCGTCGGTCCTGAAGGGCGATGCCGACCGGGGATCCATGATCAGGCAGGGCTTCAAGGCGAAGCTCCAGGAGTTCCTGCCGGAGCACCGGACGAAGTAG
- a CDS encoding DUF2795 domain-containing protein, with the protein MQRGSDRLNVHRDDEMKHELQGLLRSGHPTRTEEWHDPEPSAEDDPEIWGGPVVPGNPRATLETVRLELARILGRSSFPANAEALAVSLRRKNAPDALVEAVRRLPGKDRYATVQELAEALVERGR; encoded by the coding sequence ATGCAGCGAGGCAGCGACCGGCTGAACGTGCACCGGGACGACGAGATGAAGCACGAGTTGCAGGGCCTGCTGAGGTCCGGACACCCTACGCGGACGGAGGAGTGGCACGACCCCGAGCCGTCGGCCGAGGACGACCCCGAGATCTGGGGCGGGCCGGTGGTCCCGGGCAATCCGCGGGCCACGCTGGAGACGGTACGGCTGGAGCTCGCCCGGATCCTGGGACGGAGTTCCTTCCCCGCGAACGCGGAGGCCCTGGCCGTGAGCCTGCGCCGCAAGAACGCGCCGGACGCGCTCGTGGAGGCGGTACGGCGGCTACCGGGCAAGGACCGCTACGCCACCGTCCAGGAGCTGGCCGAGGCGCTGGTCGAGCGCGGCCGGTGA
- a CDS encoding type 1 glutamine amidotransferase domain-containing protein — protein sequence MRIAFLTAPEGVEQVELTEPWQAAVDAGHEPVLVSTASGEVQAFNHLDKADTFRVDEVVGEASVESFGGLVLPGGVANPDFLRTDDKAVAFVRAFFEQGRPVAAICHAPWTLIEADVVRGRVLTSWPSLRTDLRNAGATWVDEQVKICDHGSGKLVTSRKPDDLKAFCETYLEVFAQEAD from the coding sequence ATGCGCATCGCGTTTCTGACGGCACCCGAAGGCGTCGAACAGGTCGAGCTCACCGAGCCCTGGCAGGCGGCGGTGGACGCGGGTCACGAGCCCGTCCTGGTGTCGACCGCGTCGGGCGAGGTCCAGGCCTTCAACCATCTCGACAAGGCGGACACCTTCCGGGTGGACGAGGTCGTCGGCGAGGCGTCCGTGGAGTCCTTCGGCGGACTGGTCCTGCCGGGCGGCGTGGCGAACCCGGACTTCCTGCGCACCGACGACAAGGCCGTGGCGTTCGTCAGGGCCTTCTTCGAGCAGGGCCGTCCGGTCGCCGCGATCTGCCACGCCCCGTGGACCCTCATCGAGGCGGACGTCGTAAGGGGCCGGGTGCTGACGTCGTGGCCGAGCCTGCGGACGGACCTGCGCAACGCCGGCGCCACCTGGGTCGACGAGCAGGTGAAGATCTGCGACCACGGCTCCGGCAAGCTGGTCACCAGCCGCAAGCCGGACGACCTGAAGGCCTTCTGCGAGACGTACCTGGAGGTGTTCGCACAGGAGGCGGACTGA
- a CDS encoding ABC-F family ATP-binding cassette domain-containing protein, which yields MGHLEAAHLEYYLPDGRALLGDVSFRVGEGAVVALVGPNGAGKTTLLRLISGELKPHGGTVTVSGGLGVMRQFVGSVRDETTVRDLLVSVAAPRIQEVAQAVDKAEHEIMTVDDEAAQLRYAQALADWAEVRGYEAETLWDMCTTAALGVPYDKAQFRLVRTLSGGEQKRLVLEALLRGTDEVLLLDEPDNYLDVPGKRWLEERLKETRKTVLFVSHDRELLSRAAEKIVSVEPGPAGADAWVHGGGFDTYHEARRERFARFEELRRRWDEKHAQLKKLVLNLRQAASISHELASRYQAAQTRLRKFEEAGPPPEPPREQDITMRLKGGRTGVRAVTCKGLELTGLMKPFDLEVFYGERVAVLGSNGSGKSHFLRLLAGDDVAHTGEWKLGARVVPGHFAQTHAHPELQGRTLLDILWSEHSQDRGAAMSRLRRYELTQQAEQTFDRLSGGQQARFQILLLELQGVTALLLDEPTDNLDLESAEALQEGLEAFDGTVLAVTHDRWFARSFDRYLVFGSDGRVRETAEPVWDERRVERAR from the coding sequence ATGGGACACCTGGAAGCCGCGCACCTCGAGTACTACCTCCCCGACGGGAGGGCGTTGCTCGGCGACGTGTCCTTCCGGGTGGGCGAAGGGGCCGTGGTGGCGCTGGTCGGACCCAACGGCGCCGGCAAGACGACCCTGCTGCGGCTGATCTCGGGTGAACTGAAACCCCACGGCGGGACCGTCACCGTGTCCGGCGGCCTCGGCGTGATGCGCCAGTTCGTGGGCTCCGTGCGGGACGAGACGACCGTACGCGACCTGCTCGTGTCGGTGGCCGCGCCCCGCATCCAGGAGGTCGCGCAGGCCGTCGACAAGGCCGAGCACGAGATCATGACCGTCGACGACGAGGCCGCCCAGCTCCGGTACGCGCAGGCCCTCGCCGACTGGGCCGAGGTGCGCGGGTACGAGGCCGAGACGCTGTGGGACATGTGCACCACGGCCGCGCTCGGCGTCCCCTACGACAAGGCTCAGTTCCGTCTCGTGCGGACCCTCTCCGGGGGCGAGCAGAAGCGGCTCGTCCTGGAGGCGCTGCTGCGGGGCACCGACGAGGTGCTGCTGCTGGACGAGCCGGACAACTACCTCGACGTGCCCGGCAAGCGGTGGCTGGAGGAACGGCTGAAGGAGACCCGTAAGACGGTCCTCTTCGTCTCCCACGACCGCGAACTCCTCTCCCGCGCCGCCGAGAAGATCGTCTCCGTCGAGCCCGGACCGGCCGGCGCCGACGCCTGGGTGCACGGCGGCGGCTTCGACACCTACCACGAGGCCCGTCGTGAGCGCTTCGCCCGCTTCGAGGAGTTGCGCCGCCGCTGGGACGAGAAGCACGCCCAGCTGAAGAAGCTCGTCCTGAACCTCCGTCAGGCCGCCTCCATCAGCCATGAGCTGGCCTCCCGCTATCAGGCCGCCCAGACCCGGCTGCGCAAGTTCGAGGAGGCGGGCCCGCCGCCGGAGCCGCCCCGCGAGCAGGACATCACCATGCGTCTCAAGGGAGGCCGCACCGGCGTGCGGGCGGTCACCTGCAAGGGACTCGAGCTCACCGGTCTGATGAAGCCCTTCGACCTGGAGGTCTTCTACGGCGAGCGGGTCGCCGTCCTCGGCTCCAACGGCTCGGGCAAGTCGCACTTCCTGCGGCTGCTGGCCGGCGACGATGTGGCGCACACGGGGGAGTGGAAGCTCGGCGCGCGCGTCGTGCCCGGGCACTTCGCCCAGACCCACGCCCACCCCGAGCTCCAGGGCCGTACCCTCCTGGACATCCTGTGGAGCGAGCACTCCCAGGACCGGGGCGCCGCCATGTCCCGACTGCGCCGCTACGAGCTGACCCAGCAGGCGGAGCAGACGTTCGACCGCCTCTCCGGCGGCCAGCAGGCCCGCTTCCAGATCCTGCTGCTCGAGCTCCAGGGCGTCACCGCCCTGCTCCTCGACGAGCCGACCGACAACCTCGACCTGGAGTCCGCCGAAGCCCTTCAGGAGGGCCTGGAGGCCTTCGACGGCACGGTCCTCGCCGTCACCCACGACCGCTGGTTCGCCCGTTCCTTCGACCGCTACCTCGTCTTCGGCAGCGACGGCCGGGTGCGGGAGACCGCGGAGCCGGTCTGGGACGAGCGGCGCGTGGAGCGGGCCCGGTAG
- a CDS encoding histidine phosphatase family protein → MRLLLVRHGQTPSNVDFLLDTAVPGPGLTELGERQAAALPQALVGEDVEALYASTLVRTRLTAAPLATARGLDVLVRDGIREIAAGDLEMLPGGSERGELYMRTVFAWAAGDVGLRMPGGESGAEFLARYDAVVAEAAASGAGTVAMVSHGAAIRTWVAARADNVDIPFAAAHPLANTGTVVLEGTPADGWKALSWAGATVAPAGEAGPAGQPLADHGA, encoded by the coding sequence ATGCGACTGCTGCTCGTCCGCCACGGCCAGACCCCCTCGAACGTGGACTTCCTGCTCGACACCGCCGTCCCCGGCCCCGGTCTCACCGAGCTGGGCGAGCGGCAGGCCGCCGCCCTGCCGCAGGCCCTCGTCGGCGAGGACGTCGAGGCGCTCTACGCCTCCACCCTCGTGCGCACCCGGCTCACCGCCGCCCCGCTGGCCACCGCCCGCGGTCTCGACGTCCTGGTCCGCGACGGCATCCGCGAGATCGCCGCCGGCGATCTCGAGATGCTGCCGGGCGGCTCGGAGCGCGGCGAGCTCTACATGCGCACGGTGTTCGCCTGGGCCGCGGGCGACGTCGGGCTGCGCATGCCGGGCGGCGAGAGCGGCGCCGAGTTCCTGGCGCGGTACGACGCGGTGGTGGCCGAGGCGGCGGCGAGCGGCGCGGGGACCGTCGCGATGGTCAGCCACGGCGCGGCGATCCGTACGTGGGTGGCCGCCCGCGCCGACAACGTCGACATCCCCTTCGCGGCGGCCCACCCCCTCGCCAACACCGGCACGGTCGTCCTCGAGGGCACCCCGGCCGACGGCTGGAAGGCCCTGTCCTGGGCCGGCGCGACGGTCGCGCCCGCGGGAGAGGCCGGCCCGGCGGGGCAGCCGCTGGCGGACCACGGCGCCTGA
- a CDS encoding class I SAM-dependent methyltransferase, whose product MSKAQETAVYTHGHHESVLRSHTWRTAANSAAYLLGSLKPHMRILDIGCGPGTITADLAALVPDGHVTGVDRAPGVLDQARATAAERGLTNIDFAVADVHDLAYPDDTFCVVHAHQVLQHVGDPVGALREMLRVTRPGGCIAVRDSDYGAMTWYPASPGMDEWLDLYRRVARANGGEPDAGRRLKSWALAAGFADITATSATWTFSTPEERAWWSGLWADRTLASAYAERATRGGHATVEQLRAVSQAWREWGRREDGWFGVLHAEILCRKAG is encoded by the coding sequence ATGTCGAAGGCACAGGAGACGGCCGTCTACACGCACGGACACCATGAGTCGGTGCTGCGTTCGCACACCTGGCGGACCGCCGCCAACTCCGCGGCCTACCTGCTCGGTTCGCTGAAGCCCCATATGAGGATCCTGGACATCGGCTGCGGCCCCGGCACCATCACCGCCGACCTGGCCGCCCTGGTCCCCGACGGACACGTCACCGGCGTCGACCGGGCGCCGGGCGTCCTCGACCAGGCGCGGGCCACGGCCGCCGAGCGGGGTCTGACGAACATCGACTTCGCGGTCGCGGACGTGCACGACCTGGCCTACCCGGACGACACGTTCTGCGTCGTCCACGCCCACCAGGTGCTCCAGCACGTCGGCGACCCGGTGGGGGCCCTGCGCGAGATGCTGCGGGTGACCAGGCCCGGCGGCTGCATCGCGGTCCGCGACTCGGACTACGGGGCGATGACCTGGTACCCGGCGTCGCCCGGGATGGACGAGTGGCTGGACCTGTACCGCCGGGTGGCCCGGGCCAACGGCGGCGAACCGGACGCCGGGCGACGACTGAAGTCCTGGGCGCTGGCCGCGGGGTTCGCCGACATCACGGCCACGTCCGCCACCTGGACCTTCAGCACACCCGAGGAGCGGGCCTGGTGGAGCGGCCTGTGGGCGGACCGCACCCTGGCCTCGGCGTACGCGGAGCGCGCCACCCGGGGCGGGCACGCCACCGTGGAGCAGCTGCGCGCCGTGTCGCAGGCCTGGCGGGAGTGGGGGCGGCGGGAGGACGGCTGGTTCGGCGTCCTGCACGCGGAGATCCTCTGCCGCAAGGCCGGCTGA
- a CDS encoding hydrophobic protein codes for MVPVLLVLLLVLILFGAGFAVKLLWWIALAVLVLWLLGFLARGTNASGGRGRWYRW; via the coding sequence ATGGTTCCCGTCCTGCTGGTACTGCTGCTGGTACTGATTCTTTTCGGTGCCGGATTCGCGGTGAAGTTGCTCTGGTGGATCGCACTCGCGGTTCTGGTCCTCTGGCTGCTCGGATTCCTGGCTCGCGGAACGAACGCCTCGGGAGGCAGGGGACGCTGGTACAGGTGGTGA
- a CDS encoding gas vesicle protein K, giving the protein MTERRKHLDLEPDTVERDLVKLVLTVVELLRQLMERQALRRFDTGDLSEEQEERIGLTLMLLDDRMTELRERYGLRPEDLNLDLGPLGPLLPRE; this is encoded by the coding sequence GTGACGGAACGACGCAAGCACCTGGATCTCGAACCCGACACCGTCGAGCGCGACCTGGTGAAACTCGTGCTGACCGTCGTGGAGCTGCTGCGCCAGCTGATGGAACGGCAGGCGCTGCGCCGCTTCGACACGGGCGATCTCAGCGAGGAGCAGGAGGAGCGCATCGGGCTCACGCTGATGCTGCTCGACGACCGCATGACCGAGCTGCGCGAGCGCTACGGACTGCGGCCCGAGGACCTCAATCTGGACCTCGGGCCGCTGGGACCGCTGCTTCCCCGGGAGTGA
- a CDS encoding gas vesicle protein — protein MTVVERREVALVDLLDRLLAGGVVITGDITLRIADVDLVRIDLNALISSVNEQVPSPWGDLL, from the coding sequence ATGACGGTGGTGGAGCGCCGCGAGGTCGCCCTCGTCGACCTGCTCGACCGGCTGCTGGCCGGCGGGGTCGTCATCACCGGAGACATCACCCTGCGCATCGCGGACGTCGACCTCGTCCGCATCGATCTGAACGCGCTGATCAGCTCGGTCAACGAACAGGTGCCGTCGCCCTGGGGGGATCTGCTGTGA
- a CDS encoding GvpL/GvpF family gas vesicle protein — MTGLRYVYAVCRPLGAPLQAALSGVAGDPPRLLSHHGLIAVVSHVPERDFAEEPLRRHLEDLDWLTETARAHQQVIDALTAVSTPLPLRLATVFRDDSGVRVMMEEREDDFRRTLDRLAGRVEWGVKVYVESEAGEPEPAVTKPASGRDYLMQRRRKAQAHEDTWQRAERFAGRLHTTLSGRADDARLHPPQNSALSQASGQNVLNAAYLVPRAESEEFVEIVDRTKGEEPGMRVELTGPWAAYSFVESAGEGESAAAASGAGSPGEGEKA; from the coding sequence ATGACCGGACTGCGTTACGTGTACGCCGTCTGCCGCCCCCTCGGCGCGCCCCTCCAGGCCGCCCTGTCGGGGGTGGCGGGCGATCCGCCCAGACTGCTCAGCCACCACGGCCTCATCGCCGTGGTCAGCCATGTGCCGGAGCGGGACTTCGCCGAGGAGCCGCTCCGCCGCCACCTGGAGGACCTGGACTGGCTGACGGAGACCGCCCGCGCCCACCAGCAGGTGATAGACGCGCTCACGGCCGTCAGCACACCGCTGCCGCTCCGGCTCGCCACCGTCTTCCGGGACGACAGCGGCGTCCGCGTGATGATGGAGGAGCGCGAGGACGACTTCCGGCGCACCCTGGACCGGCTCGCGGGGCGGGTCGAGTGGGGAGTGAAGGTCTACGTCGAGTCGGAGGCGGGCGAGCCCGAGCCGGCCGTGACGAAGCCGGCCTCGGGCCGGGACTACCTGATGCAGCGCCGCAGGAAGGCCCAGGCCCACGAGGACACCTGGCAGCGGGCCGAGCGGTTCGCCGGACGTCTGCACACGACGCTGTCCGGGCGTGCCGACGACGCACGCCTCCACCCGCCGCAGAACTCCGCACTCTCGCAGGCGTCCGGCCAGAACGTGTTGAACGCCGCCTATCTCGTTCCGCGCGCGGAATCCGAGGAATTCGTGGAAATCGTGGATCGGACCAAGGGGGAGGAACCCGGAATGCGGGTGGAACTCACGGGGCCGTGGGCCGCCTATTCCTTCGTGGAATCCGCAGGAGAGGGCGAGTCCGCGGCCGCGGCCTCCGGAGCGGGGAGCCCGGGGGAGGGTGAGAAGGCATGA
- a CDS encoding gas vesicle protein, which translates to MSMPSRLPEPYGQGGGSNLADILERVLDKGVVIAGDIRINLLDIELLTIKLRLIVASVDKAKEMGIDWWEDDPALSSGARRNELARENAELRERLARLEELAPGRAPQDVREESP; encoded by the coding sequence ATGAGCATGCCGAGTCGGCTGCCGGAGCCGTACGGCCAGGGCGGCGGATCCAACCTCGCCGACATCCTGGAACGCGTCCTCGACAAGGGCGTCGTGATCGCCGGCGACATCCGGATCAACCTGCTCGACATCGAGCTGCTCACGATCAAGCTCCGCCTCATCGTCGCCTCCGTCGACAAGGCGAAGGAGATGGGCATCGACTGGTGGGAGGACGACCCGGCCCTGTCCTCCGGTGCGCGCCGCAACGAACTCGCGCGTGAGAACGCCGAGTTGCGTGAGCGGTTGGCGCGCCTGGAGGAGCTGGCGCCGGGCCGCGCCCCGCAGGACGTCCGTGAGGAGTCCCCATGA
- a CDS encoding SRPBCC family protein, which translates to MTETLGSAKSAASNAGEAAGGNPLSEVVHSEAVDRLKEEVQEYLAAQATRLLTGVGHKLGETTNKLNDIAEGNSPGFAKLALDGGKKIAEGKGPVRSALELGASHAKDKVTGALKNLGGGKGGKGKKSAGKKPTVIMETIDVGVPLRTAYDQWTQYQDFSTFAKGVKSANRADDTTSDWQGKIFWSNRSWKGKTTEQVPDDRIAWTSEGAKGTTKGVVSFHELTESLTRVLLVIEYYPTGLFEKTGNIWRAQGRRVRLDLKNFARFITIKGEAEDSWRGEIRDGEVVKSHEDAVAEEEEAQNSEDAEDGENGEPEEGDEPQDAEDGGREDDEEYGEEAPYAEDEAPEDDEEYDEEGEPAQDGDGEAAEDEYEEYDEEEQPEEEPEEEPRDEDERRSRR; encoded by the coding sequence ATGACCGAGACCCTGGGATCCGCGAAGTCCGCGGCTTCGAACGCGGGCGAGGCGGCCGGTGGCAACCCGCTCTCCGAAGTGGTGCACAGCGAAGCCGTCGACCGGCTCAAGGAAGAGGTGCAGGAGTACCTCGCCGCACAGGCCACGCGCCTGCTGACCGGTGTCGGCCACAAGCTGGGCGAGACCACGAACAAACTGAACGACATCGCCGAGGGCAACAGCCCGGGCTTCGCCAAACTCGCCCTGGACGGCGGCAAGAAGATCGCCGAGGGCAAGGGACCGGTCCGCTCCGCCCTGGAGCTCGGCGCCTCGCACGCCAAGGACAAGGTGACCGGCGCCCTGAAGAACCTCGGCGGCGGCAAGGGCGGCAAGGGCAAGAAGAGCGCCGGCAAGAAGCCGACCGTGATCATGGAGACGATCGACGTCGGCGTGCCGCTGCGCACCGCCTACGACCAGTGGACGCAGTACCAGGACTTCAGCACCTTCGCCAAGGGCGTCAAGAGCGCGAACCGCGCCGACGACACCACCAGCGACTGGCAGGGGAAAATCTTCTGGTCGAACCGCAGCTGGAAGGGGAAGACCACCGAACAGGTGCCGGACGACCGGATCGCCTGGACGTCGGAGGGCGCGAAGGGCACCACGAAGGGCGTCGTCTCCTTCCACGAGCTCACCGAGAGCCTCACCCGCGTCCTGCTGGTCATCGAGTACTACCCGACGGGCCTGTTCGAGAAGACCGGCAACATCTGGCGCGCCCAGGGCCGCCGTGTCCGCCTCGACCTGAAGAACTTCGCGCGCTTCATCACCATCAAGGGGGAGGCGGAAGACTCCTGGCGCGGAGAGATCCGCGACGGCGAGGTCGTCAAATCCCACGAGGACGCCGTCGCCGAGGAGGAGGAGGCCCAGAACTCCGAGGACGCGGAGGACGGCGAGAACGGCGAGCCCGAGGAGGGCGACGAGCCGCAGGATGCCGAGGACGGCGGCCGGGAGGACGATGAGGAGTACGGGGAAGAGGCCCCGTACGCCGAGGACGAGGCCCCCGAGGACGACGAGGAGTACGACGAGGAGGGAGAGCCCGCGCAGGACGGCGACGGCGAGGCCGCCGAGGACGAGTACGAGGAGTACGACGAGGAGGAGCAGCCCGAGGAGGAGCCGGAGGAGGAGCCCCGCGACGAGGACGAGCGCAGGAGCCGGCGATGA
- a CDS encoding DNA primase, whose protein sequence is MNRMGLGLAVGAGYFLGRTKKLKLAVAVGSLVAGKRLNLTPKGVADLLSQQLRDNPQFKEIGDQLRQDLRGVGKAASGAMVERQIDALADRLHGRTSEVRDQLAGVVPGGNGGRSADDEADESDEADEEYEEPQDADEDEEPQDADEDEEPQDADEDEEPQDADEEDEPEEEEPPRKTAAKKAPAKKTAKKAPAKKAPAKKAPARGTAAKKTASAQRTGARTASGAGRAARRPKGGGDR, encoded by the coding sequence ATGAACCGAATGGGACTGGGCCTCGCAGTGGGGGCCGGGTATTTCCTGGGACGTACCAAGAAACTGAAACTGGCCGTCGCCGTCGGCTCGTTGGTGGCCGGCAAGCGGCTGAACCTGACCCCCAAGGGCGTGGCGGACCTGCTCTCCCAGCAGCTGCGGGACAACCCGCAGTTCAAGGAGATCGGGGACCAGCTGCGCCAGGACCTGCGCGGAGTCGGCAAGGCCGCCTCCGGTGCCATGGTCGAGCGGCAGATCGATGCGCTCGCGGACAGGCTGCACGGTCGTACCTCCGAGGTGCGCGACCAGCTCGCGGGCGTCGTGCCCGGCGGGAACGGCGGGCGGTCCGCCGACGACGAGGCCGATGAGTCCGACGAGGCGGACGAGGAGTACGAGGAGCCTCAGGACGCCGACGAGGACGAGGAGCCGCAGGACGCCGACGAGGACGAGGAGCCGCAGGACGCCGACGAGGACGAGGAGCCGCAGGACGCCGACGAGGAGGACGAGCCGGAGGAAGAGGAACCGCCGAGGAAGACCGCGGCGAAGAAGGCGCCGGCGAAGAAGACGGCCAAGAAGGCCCCCGCGAAGAAGGCGCCCGCCAAGAAGGCTCCTGCTCGCGGAACGGCAGCGAAGAAGACCGCGTCGGCCCAGAGGACGGGCGCGAGGACCGCCTCGGGTGCCGGCCGGGCGGCCCGGCGACCGAAGGGAGGCGGCGACCGATGA